Part of the Tenacibaculum sp. SZ-18 genome, CTGTTAGATGGAAAAGAAAGATCTAAAAACACTTTAAATAATTTATTCAATCAATCGAATCTATTAAAATAACAAAACATTAACAGGTTTTAAAACAGAAAGATACATTTTGATGATGTATCTTTTTTTATATTTATAGTATGAATTAAAATAAAGATGACTCGTTTAATCAACTACTTAATGATTAATATTTTTATCATTCTTTTAGTCTCTTGTAGTTCCATTTCAAAAAACAAACAAGACGGCTTGAAAGAAGAGCCGGTAGTTATTAAAAATGATAGTGTCGAGTATGAAATAACCATAATTGATCCAGGGTTTAACAACTTTCTAGTTACCGTTGCACGACCACCAGGCTACCATTCTCAAATTTTTCTCGAAAATAAGAATCGGTTTTATGTTTCTATTTGGAACTCAAGAGTGAACAATCCTGCTCGATTTAATCCAAACATCTACGAAAATATTATTCTCTATGATCCTAATGTTGATTATGGTTATGACGTT contains:
- a CDS encoding DUF6146 family protein; this translates as MINIFIILLVSCSSISKNKQDGLKEEPVVIKNDSVEYEITIIDPGFNNFLVTVARPPGYHSQIFLENKNRFYVSIWNSRVNNPARFNPNIYENIILYDPNVDYGYDVNYKLFNYFEFAQQKYRMRLQW